From a single Brassica napus cultivar Da-Ae chromosome C9, Da-Ae, whole genome shotgun sequence genomic region:
- the LOC106364315 gene encoding probable WRKY transcription factor 49: MLIKFEYKFSTPLSLNNKNLSFSSSLSPTPAPLLVCVFLSHTHMAEEEVSEWKTMYGSHALDEFIVNEPHLLFLPQEHLRLMPKENSIINKLVSSKYDSSPRLQDITNALAMVEPLTHSVRQISESTVPILGRSTLSKVDRYTLKVKNNSNGMSDDGYKWRKYGQKSIKNSPNPRSYFKCTNSICNAKKQVERSIDDPNTYIITYEGFHLHFTYPFFLSNSTHRSNKKPKIHIDAQYRAHFEINPKSQTQEKNKQTKLVKPDYQNCMPYAADGSTPANLEDGFFPPLIQGQQQQGLLEDVVAPAIKNIPTNDGVLAASRSSLPSYTSSTCSFSRTDSPPLYPSFFKLDSQFLNIGFSGEIVQSDLVNFKHL, translated from the exons ATGTTAATAAAGTTTGAATATAAATTCAGCACACCTTTATCTTTAAATAACAAGAATCTCTCCTTTTCTTCCTCTTTATCCCCTACACCTGCTCCGCTGCTTGTATGTGTTTTCTTGTCCCACACTCATATGGCAGAAGAAGAAGTCTCTGAGTGGAAGACAATGTATGGAAGCCACGCCCTTGACGAGTTTATTGTTAATGAGCCGCATCTCTTATTTCTGCCTCAAGAACATCTTAGGCTCATGCCAAAGGAAAATTCCATCATCAACAAGTTAGTCTCATCAAAGTATGACTCCAGTCCAAGACTCCAAGATATTACCAACGCTCTAGCCATGGTTGAACCCCTAACCCACTCAGTCCGACAGATCTCCGAATCAAC GGTCCCAATATTGGGAAGGAGTACTTTGAGCAAGGTGGATAGGTATACATTAAAGGTGAAGAACAACTCTAATGGAATGAGTGATGATGGGTACAAATGGAGAAAGTATGGTCAGAAATCCATCAAAAATAGTCCCAATCCAAG GAGTTATTTCAAGTGCACAAACTCAATATGCAATGCAAAGAAACAAGTGGAGAGATCAATTGATGACCCTAACACATATATCATCACCTACGAGGGTTTCCATTTGCACTTCACCTATCCTTTCTTCTTATCCAATAGCACACATAGATCCAATAAAAAACCCAAAATACATATTGATGCTCAATATAGAGCCCATTTTGAAATCAATCCAAAATCTCAAacccaagaaaaaaacaaacaaaccaaacTAGTCAAACCAGACTACCAAAATTGTATGCCCTATGCAGCCGATGGAAGCACACCCGCAAACCTGGAAGATGGATTTTTTCCCCCACTTATTCAGGGCCAGCAGCAACAAGGGCTTCTTGAAGATGTGGTGGCTCCGGCAATAAAAAACATTCCGACCAATGATGGTGTTTTGGCAGCTTCTCGGTCTTCATTACCGTCTTACACTTCCTCAACATGCTCTTTTTCTCGGACCGATTCACCACCCCTTTATCCATCTTTCTTTAAGTTGGACTCCCAGTTTCTTAACATCGGATTTAGTGGTGAAATAGTTCAATCGGATCTTGTAAACTTCAAGCATTTATGA